Proteins encoded within one genomic window of Glandiceps talaboti chromosome 3, keGlaTala1.1, whole genome shotgun sequence:
- the LOC144433376 gene encoding protein MIX23-like: MAGYRVITPVSPLWTNWTTVNLICFNILQDALKTLRTIDDKIIYALNTTVPTNSFAGQVDPTATCKRLYEDLTLSYSTREKAIKKCILQVSSSVNNCREERDKSPSSIDALKKLRNEQHKLRLMQSELRIEEVVKDRSLKVFHERCRNHYKPPQSS; encoded by the exons ATGGCGGGGTACCGGGTAATAACTCCAGTGTCTCCACTCTGGACCAACTGGACCACAGTCAa tTTGATATGTTTCAATATATTGCAGGATGCACTGAAGACATTGCGTACCATAgatgataaaattatatatgcTTTAAATACAACTGTGCCAACAAATTCCTTTGCTGGACAAGTTGATCCCACAGCAACCTGTAAAAGATTATATGAAGAT ctaaCACTCTCATATAGTACAAGGGAAAAGGCAATAAAGAAATGTATATTGCAAGTTTCTAGCTCTGTTAATAATTGTAGAGAAGAAAGAGATAAAAGTCCTTCCAGTATAGATGCTTTGAAGAAACTAAGAAATGAACAACATAAG TTGAGGTTAATGCAAAGTGAATTACGTATTGAAGAGGTTGTCAAAGATAGAAGTTTGAAG GTATTTCATGAAAGATGTAGGAACCATTATAAACCACCACAGAGCTCATGA